CTGCGCAAAGAGGGTAAGTACGAGAATGTGCCGCGACCGGACCTGGTCCTGCTCGATTTGAATCTGCCGAAGAAGGACGGCCGCCAGGTCCTCGCCGAAATTAAAAATGACGATGAGTTCAAGCGCATACCGGTGGTGATCCTGACCGTCAGCAGCGCCGAGGAAGACATCCTGAAGTCATACAACCTGCACGCGAACTGCTACATCACCAAACCCATCGATCTCAGCCAGTTCATGAAGGTCGTGCGTTCGGTCGAGGACTTCTGGCTGACGATCGTAAAGCTTCCGAATGGAGCGAAGTGAATGAATCGGATGGGGGAGAAACCGATGAAACCGGATCAGCATAATCCGCTTTCCTCCCCCATCGTTCCGATCCGCATGCTTCTGGTCGAGGATAATCCGGGAGATGCGCGCCTGGTTTTTGAGATGCTCCGCGATCAGCCCCATATCAAAATGGAAGTCGCGGATTGTCTTGCCGCCTGCATGATGCGCCTGGATCGAGGCGAAATCGATCTCGTCTTGCTCGATCTTGGTCTCCAGGACAGCCAGGGGCTGGATACGCTCACCACCGTAGCTCACGCATATCCGGCGCTGCCGATCGTGGCCTTAACCGGCCTGGATGACGACGCATTGGCATTGCGCACCGTGCAGGCCGGCGGGCAAGACTTCTTGACCAAGAACACCATAATACCTGAGATCCTGCGCCGCACGATCCATCATGCCATCGAGCGCAAGCGGGCCCACGAAGAAATTCGCAGGCTTAACCTGAAGCTCGAAGAGCGGGTCATCCAGCGCACGGCCCTGCTGGAAGCCGCCAACAAGGAATTGGAAGCCTTTTCTTATTCGGTATCGCATGACCTGCGGGCGCCGCTGCGGGCCATCGACGGCTTCGCGCGCATCGTCCTCGAAGAGTACGCTCCCAAGCTGGACGACGAAGGCCGGCGCCTGCTCGATGTCATCGCCAACAACACCCATAAAATGGGCCAGCTGATCGACGATTTGCTGGCTTTTTCGCGCTTGAGCCGCCAGCAGATCGCGTTCGCTGCGGTCGACCTGGCCGCCCTGGCCGATGATGTTTTTTCCGAACTCAAAAGCGCGGAAAAAGGCCGGCAGATCGAATTCAAGGTTGGCGAGTTTCAAACCGCCTTTGGCGACCGCTCCATGCTGCGCCATGTCCTGCTCAATCTTTTTTCCAATGCCCTGAAATTCACCCGGCCCCGGGCCAAGGCCCGCATCGAATTCAACGCTCAGGCGGCAATAGGGGAAACGATCTATTACGTCAAGGACAACGGTGTCGGCTTCGATATGGAGTACGCCCACAAGATCTTCGGCGTGTTCCAGCGTTTGCACGGCACGGATGAGTTCGAAGGCACCGGCGTCGGCCTGGCCATCGTCCAGCGCATCGTCACTCGCCACGGCGGCCGCGTCTGGGCGGAGAGTTCCAAGAAAGGCGCGACGTTCTATTTCGCATTGCCGCAGGAAAAGGGTACAGGGGACAGGAAGCAAGCCATCACAAGGGACAGGGGACAAAGACAAGGGTTCAGGGTACAGAGAGCGAGCCACTGCAGGGTACAGGGGACAGGGTTCAGGGTACAGGAAAGAGAGAACAAGCACTTGAAGAAAAGAGGGAAAAATGAAAGAGCCTGATCAAGATACGGGAAACAAGCCATTGCAGAGCTTTAAAGAATTGATTGTTTGGCAGAAGGCATATCAGTTTGCATTGAAAATTTATAAAGAGACGGGTGGATTTCCAAAAAGTGAGATCTACGGGCTAACTTCGCAACTCAGACGCTGCGCGGTATCTATCGTTTCAAACATCGCGGAAGGGTATCAACGCCAACATTTGGGAGAATAT
The DNA window shown above is from Candidatus Aminicenantes bacterium and carries:
- a CDS encoding ATP-binding protein; the protein is MKPDQHNPLSSPIVPIRMLLVEDNPGDARLVFEMLRDQPHIKMEVADCLAACMMRLDRGEIDLVLLDLGLQDSQGLDTLTTVAHAYPALPIVALTGLDDDALALRTVQAGGQDFLTKNTIIPEILRRTIHHAIERKRAHEEIRRLNLKLEERVIQRTALLEAANKELEAFSYSVSHDLRAPLRAIDGFARIVLEEYAPKLDDEGRRLLDVIANNTHKMGQLIDDLLAFSRLSRQQIAFAAVDLAALADDVFSELKSAEKGRQIEFKVGEFQTAFGDRSMLRHVLLNLFSNALKFTRPRAKARIEFNAQAAIGETIYYVKDNGVGFDMEYAHKIFGVFQRLHGTDEFEGTGVGLAIVQRIVTRHGGRVWAESSKKGATFYFALPQEKGTGDRKQAITRDRGQRQGFRVQRASHCRVQGTGFRVQERENKHLKKRGKNERA
- a CDS encoding response regulator, giving the protein MKQQDNSKLVDILLVEDNEGDARLAKEAMRDSKIRNTLHHVSDGEEAMAFLRKEGKYENVPRPDLVLLDLNLPKKDGRQVLAEIKNDDEFKRIPVVILTVSSAEEDILKSYNLHANCYITKPIDLSQFMKVVRSVEDFWLTIVKLPNGAK
- a CDS encoding four helix bundle protein; this translates as MKEPDQDTGNKPLQSFKELIVWQKAYQFALKIYKETGGFPKSEIYGLTSQLRRCAVSIVSNIAEGYQRQHLGEYIQFLSISLGSCAEAETQLLLAQDLNYMSKISCDPCLVLLKEISKILQVMIPKLKGK